The following proteins are encoded in a genomic region of Hymenobacter siberiensis:
- a CDS encoding outer membrane beta-barrel protein, with the protein MSLKRLSTGKFLAGKVVVTLLVCHGTTFGQAPDSVARKGRWYAGIGAAYHSYYSINQPHSRIYPAYVSGGYFITSRVALQADVQYGQRTEESSGGESVINGEAFTFRNLEVTTSTALTLLARFSHRPQRPLQLEWLLGVAWVRGQVSTTITRTSATRSESFYYPDISATEPHVVGGLGLRYQLGPRLALGTEVLISKNLRIPPYGLLGLIPGGGAKVGLSYLFGPTKP; encoded by the coding sequence ATGTCTTTAAAGCGCCTATCGACTGGAAAATTTCTCGCAGGGAAAGTTGTTGTGACGCTCTTGGTTTGTCACGGCACGACCTTTGGGCAAGCCCCGGATTCGGTGGCTCGGAAAGGGCGCTGGTACGCTGGCATCGGTGCTGCTTACCACAGCTACTACTCCATCAACCAGCCCCATTCCCGGATATACCCAGCCTATGTCTCGGGTGGCTATTTCATTACCTCTCGAGTCGCCCTGCAAGCGGATGTTCAGTATGGGCAGCGAACGGAGGAAAGCAGCGGGGGCGAAAGCGTGATTAATGGCGAGGCCTTCACCTTTCGAAATCTGGAGGTCACCACCAGCACGGCGCTCACTTTGCTGGCTCGTTTCAGCCACCGCCCACAGCGGCCCCTGCAGTTGGAATGGTTGCTTGGGGTGGCTTGGGTGCGCGGCCAAGTGTCGACGACGATAACACGAACCTCTGCGACCCGCAGCGAAAGCTTTTACTACCCAGACATCAGCGCCACAGAACCCCATGTAGTTGGCGGCCTTGGTTTGCGCTATCAGTTGGGGCCTCGCTTGGCACTGGGCACCGAGGTGCTTATCAGCAAAAACCTCCGCATTCCGCCTTATGGACTCTTGGGCTTAATCCCGGGGGGTGGCGCGAAAGTTGGCCTCTCTTATTTGTTCGGCCCAACCAAGCCATAG
- a CDS encoding ZIP family metal transporter: MGFAIFLLLLTVLGAGAAAAWVPVARSGQWLKPLLAFSGAYLFTLTVTHILPEALQLLPEHPTRVGYWVLAGFFGQLLLEVLSQGVEHGHVHAETGHGHDAVGRVPFLLLAALVVHSFLEGSILVHTPEVGDISRNFYAIVVGVALHHMPAAFALATLLRLRLGSFRRVWPGLLIFALASPIGIIFSNYVVLAQLLSSGWYAALLGLVAGNFLHVSTTILFETSPEHRLNWPKMAATLAGLLLALAVA; the protein is encoded by the coding sequence ATGGGGTTTGCAATTTTTCTGCTGCTGCTCACCGTGCTGGGCGCGGGCGCGGCGGCGGCTTGGGTGCCGGTGGCGCGGAGCGGGCAGTGGCTGAAGCCGCTGCTGGCCTTCAGCGGGGCGTATTTGTTCACGCTCACGGTCACGCATATTCTGCCCGAAGCGCTGCAGCTGCTGCCCGAGCACCCCACGCGGGTGGGCTACTGGGTATTAGCGGGCTTTTTTGGGCAGCTGCTGCTGGAGGTGCTCTCGCAGGGCGTGGAGCACGGGCACGTACACGCCGAAACCGGCCATGGGCACGACGCCGTGGGCCGGGTGCCTTTTCTACTGCTGGCGGCACTGGTAGTGCACTCGTTTCTGGAAGGCAGCATTCTGGTGCACACGCCGGAAGTGGGCGATATCAGCCGGAATTTCTACGCCATTGTGGTGGGCGTGGCGCTGCACCACATGCCGGCGGCCTTTGCGCTGGCCACGCTGCTGCGGCTGCGGCTGGGCAGCTTCCGGCGGGTGTGGCCGGGCCTGCTGATTTTCGCGCTGGCCTCGCCAATCGGCATCATTTTCAGCAACTACGTGGTGCTGGCGCAGCTGCTGAGCAGCGGCTGGTACGCGGCGCTGCTGGGCCTGGTGGCAGGCAATTTCCTGCACGTTTCGACCACCATCCTGTTTGAAACCAGCCCCGAGCATCGCCTCAACTGGCCCAAGATGGCCGCAACGCTGGCGGGGCTGCTGCTGGCGCTGGCCGTGGCATAA
- the nadC gene encoding carboxylating nicotinate-nucleotide diphosphorylase: MQTISAPYSYLTPEALTTFIRTALAEDVGDGDHSALASIPAAARNRAHLLVKGEGMLAGMALAPLIFAEVDTSLTMTPLLADGDLVKHGDIAFTVEGPARSILTAERLVLNCMQRMSGIATYTAHLNTLLVGTHARLLDTRKTTPNFRLCEKWAVLIGGGVNHRYGLFDMIILKDNHVDYAGGIAQAIAATHAYLTQTGRQLPIEIETRSLDEVQQALDAGSIDRIMLDNMPPEQLREAVELIAGRFPTEASGGITEKTIAEVARTGVDYISVGALTHSVKSLDLSLKAY, from the coding sequence GTGCAAACTATCTCTGCTCCCTATTCCTATCTCACGCCCGAGGCGCTGACCACCTTCATCCGCACGGCTTTGGCCGAGGATGTGGGCGACGGTGACCATTCGGCCCTGGCTTCCATTCCGGCCGCCGCGCGCAACCGCGCCCACTTACTGGTGAAGGGCGAAGGCATGCTGGCCGGCATGGCCCTAGCCCCGCTCATTTTTGCGGAAGTAGATACCTCGCTGACGATGACGCCCCTACTCGCCGACGGCGACCTGGTGAAGCACGGCGACATCGCCTTCACCGTGGAAGGCCCGGCCCGCAGCATCCTCACCGCCGAGCGCCTGGTGCTCAACTGCATGCAGCGTATGAGCGGCATTGCCACCTACACCGCGCACCTCAATACGCTGCTGGTCGGCACTCATGCCCGGCTGCTCGACACGCGCAAGACCACGCCCAATTTCCGCCTCTGCGAAAAGTGGGCCGTGCTGATTGGCGGCGGCGTGAACCACCGCTACGGCCTGTTCGACATGATTATTCTCAAGGATAACCACGTCGATTACGCGGGCGGCATTGCGCAGGCCATTGCGGCCACGCACGCCTACCTCACGCAAACCGGCCGGCAGCTGCCCATCGAAATCGAAACCCGCTCGCTCGATGAAGTGCAGCAGGCGCTGGACGCGGGCAGCATCGACCGCATTATGCTCGACAACATGCCCCCCGAGCAGCTGCGTGAAGCCGTGGAGCTCATCGCCGGCCGCTTTCCCACGGAAGCCAGCGGCGGCATCACCGAAAAAACCATTGCCGAAGTAGCCCGCACCGGGGTCGACTACATTTCGGTGGGGGCCCTCACGCACTCCGTCAAAAGCCTGGATTTGAGCCTGAAAGCATATTAA
- a CDS encoding DUF4783 domain-containing protein produces the protein MKRYLIRTLFIGWLFLLGSVAAHAQADNLGAVRSALRNGSSRELSQYFAATVEIGFDGDKQGYNATQAEIVIKDFFGKNAPSSFEFIHQGESQEHIQYAIGRYAGRNGTYRVFVKLKPSRGAPVIDTLDFTKE, from the coding sequence ATGAAACGCTATTTAATTAGGACTCTATTCATCGGATGGCTGTTCCTGCTCGGCTCTGTGGCGGCTCACGCGCAGGCCGATAACCTCGGAGCCGTTCGGTCAGCGTTGCGCAACGGGTCTTCCCGCGAGCTGTCGCAATATTTTGCCGCTACCGTTGAAATTGGTTTCGATGGCGACAAGCAGGGGTACAACGCTACGCAGGCCGAAATTGTCATCAAAGATTTTTTCGGCAAAAATGCTCCCAGCAGCTTCGAGTTTATTCATCAGGGCGAAAGCCAGGAGCACATTCAGTACGCCATTGGCCGCTATGCGGGCCGCAACGGTACCTACCGCGTCTTTGTGAAGCTCAAGCCCTCGCGCGGCGCACCGGTGATTGACACGCTGGATTTCACGAAAGAATAA
- the gpmI gene encoding 2,3-bisphosphoglycerate-independent phosphoglycerate mutase → MSKQVLLVILDGWGIAPNTAVSAVDAASTPFFHELLQRFPHSTLQASGEAVGLPEGQMGNSEVGHMNIGAGRVVNQELVRIGKSIRERKLGQMPALVKAFEYAIANDKPLHLIGLLSDGGVHSHIDHVKALCTVAHEAGVRRVFVHAFTDGRDTDPKSGVRFVNELEESIVRSGAKIASVVGRYYAMDRDRRWERVKVAYDLLVNGIGTPSQNLIQTIQEQYKDGVTDEFLKPIVKTGADGQPLATIEDGDVVLCFNFRTDRGREITEVLTQQDMNAFQMQRLNLHYLTLTNYDDTFVGVTPIFEKDNLNNTLGEVLAAHGKTQIRIAETEKYPHVTFFFSGGRENEFAGETRILRASPKVATYDLQPEMSAAELRDALIPELQAKSADFVVLNFANPDMVGHTGVFEAVVKAVETTDACARAVVEAALEAGYASIIIADHGNAEFMRNADGSPNTAHTTNLVPCILADSDYHGTLADGKLGDLAPTILELMGVPKPAEMTGLSMLRPNTPANA, encoded by the coding sequence ATGAGTAAGCAGGTATTATTGGTAATTCTGGATGGATGGGGTATTGCCCCGAATACGGCAGTTTCGGCAGTAGATGCGGCTAGTACGCCGTTCTTTCACGAGCTGTTGCAACGCTTCCCGCACAGTACGCTGCAAGCCTCGGGCGAAGCCGTGGGCCTGCCCGAGGGGCAGATGGGCAACTCCGAAGTGGGCCATATGAACATCGGGGCCGGCCGCGTGGTGAACCAGGAGCTGGTACGCATCGGTAAGTCCATCCGGGAGCGCAAGCTGGGCCAGATGCCCGCGCTGGTAAAAGCCTTTGAGTATGCCATTGCCAATGATAAGCCCCTGCACCTGATTGGTTTGCTTTCTGATGGCGGCGTGCATTCGCACATCGACCATGTGAAGGCGCTCTGCACCGTTGCCCACGAGGCGGGTGTACGGCGCGTGTTCGTGCATGCCTTCACCGATGGCCGCGACACCGACCCCAAGAGTGGTGTGCGCTTCGTGAATGAGCTGGAAGAGTCGATAGTGCGCAGCGGGGCCAAAATCGCCTCGGTGGTGGGCCGCTACTACGCCATGGACCGCGACCGCCGCTGGGAGCGCGTGAAGGTGGCCTACGACTTGCTGGTGAACGGCATCGGCACGCCCTCGCAAAACTTGATTCAAACCATTCAGGAGCAGTACAAGGACGGCGTGACGGATGAGTTCCTGAAGCCCATCGTGAAGACCGGGGCCGATGGCCAGCCGCTGGCCACCATTGAGGACGGCGACGTGGTGCTGTGCTTCAACTTCCGCACCGACCGGGGCCGCGAAATCACGGAAGTGCTGACACAGCAGGATATGAACGCCTTCCAGATGCAGCGCCTCAACCTGCATTATCTCACCCTCACCAACTACGACGACACCTTTGTGGGCGTGACGCCCATTTTTGAGAAGGACAACCTGAACAACACGCTGGGTGAAGTGCTGGCTGCGCACGGCAAAACCCAGATTCGCATTGCCGAAACTGAGAAGTATCCGCACGTCACGTTCTTTTTCTCGGGTGGCCGGGAGAATGAATTTGCCGGCGAAACGCGAATCCTGCGGGCCTCGCCCAAAGTGGCGACCTACGACCTGCAGCCCGAGATGAGCGCCGCCGAGCTGCGCGACGCCCTGATACCGGAGCTGCAGGCCAAGTCGGCCGATTTCGTGGTGCTGAACTTCGCCAACCCCGACATGGTGGGCCACACCGGCGTGTTCGAGGCCGTGGTGAAAGCCGTGGAAACGACCGATGCCTGCGCCCGCGCCGTGGTAGAAGCGGCCCTGGAGGCCGGCTACGCCAGCATCATCATTGCCGACCACGGCAATGCCGAGTTCATGCGCAACGCCGACGGCTCGCCCAACACCGCCCACACCACCAACCTGGTGCCCTGCATTCTGGCCGACAGCGACTACCACGGCACCCTGGCCGATGGCAAGCTCGGCGACCTGGCTCCCACCATTCTGGAGCTGATGGGCGTGCCCAAGCCGGCCGAGATGACGGGCCTGAGCATGCTGCGGCCCAACACTCCTGCGAATGCGTAA
- the prfA gene encoding peptide chain release factor 1, with the protein MLDKLEAINQRYENVNDELMQPDVMSDLKRYKSLNKEYKDLGKIVTQYRNYQQVLSNIENAREVVATEKDQDFREMAKAELDELMPEQERLEVLIKDLLLPKDPNDSKDVIMEIRAGAGGDEAALFAGDLQRMYMRFAEKQNWKMELIDAMEGTAGGYKEIIVAVRGEDVYGKLKFESGVHRVQRVPATETQGRIHTSVASIVVIPEVEEFDIELNMGDIRKDYFCSSGPGGQSVNTTYSAVRLTHLPSGLVAQCQDQKSQLKNFDKALAVLRSRVYDMELAKKNEADGLVRKSMIGGGDRSDKIRTYNYPQGRVTDHRIGYTVYNLASVMEGNVDDFVEQLRIAESAERLQEGVTK; encoded by the coding sequence ATGCTCGATAAACTAGAAGCCATCAACCAGCGCTACGAAAACGTCAACGATGAGCTGATGCAGCCCGACGTGATGTCGGACCTGAAGCGCTACAAATCCCTGAACAAGGAATACAAGGACCTGGGCAAGATTGTGACGCAGTACCGCAACTACCAGCAGGTGCTCAGCAACATCGAAAATGCCCGCGAAGTCGTGGCCACCGAAAAAGACCAGGACTTCCGCGAAATGGCCAAGGCTGAGCTCGATGAGCTGATGCCCGAGCAGGAGCGCCTCGAAGTGCTCATCAAAGACCTGCTGCTGCCCAAGGACCCGAATGACTCCAAGGACGTCATCATGGAAATCCGGGCCGGCGCGGGCGGCGACGAAGCCGCCCTGTTTGCCGGCGATTTGCAGCGCATGTACATGCGCTTCGCCGAAAAGCAGAACTGGAAAATGGAGCTCATCGACGCCATGGAAGGCACCGCCGGCGGCTACAAGGAAATCATCGTGGCCGTGCGCGGCGAGGATGTGTACGGCAAGCTCAAGTTTGAAAGTGGCGTGCACCGCGTGCAGCGCGTGCCGGCCACCGAAACCCAGGGCCGTATTCACACCAGCGTGGCCTCCATCGTGGTTATTCCCGAAGTCGAAGAGTTCGACATCGAGCTGAACATGGGCGATATCCGCAAGGACTATTTCTGCTCCAGCGGCCCCGGCGGCCAGTCCGTAAACACCACGTACTCGGCCGTGCGCCTCACCCATTTGCCCTCCGGCCTCGTGGCCCAGTGCCAGGACCAGAAATCGCAACTCAAAAACTTCGATAAAGCCCTTGCCGTACTCCGCTCCCGCGTGTACGACATGGAGCTAGCCAAGAAGAACGAAGCCGACGGCTTAGTGCGCAAAAGCATGATTGGCGGTGGCGACCGTTCCGATAAAATCCGCACCTACAACTACCCCCAGGGCCGCGTCACCGACCACCGCATCGGCTACACGGTGTATAACCTGGCCAGCGTGATGGAAGGCAACGTCGACGACTTCGTAGAGCAGCTCCGCATTGCCGAAAGCGCCGAGCGCCTGCAGGAAGGCGTGACGAAATAA
- the thrA gene encoding bifunctional aspartate kinase/homoserine dehydrogenase I has protein sequence MQVLKFGGTSVASAENIRKSLAIVATAAERGPVVMVVSALGGTTDALINVGRTAATGGSLRDIDVNKMLTDILQRHGDAAYQLLPDTPMEEIGDLSNQFVEIINIYKGISALGELSKRTLDRLMSYGELLSSQLIAATAQAQGLDAVWADARQLIRTNSHFGMAEVDMATTQKQVADFKSQNPAKIWVVPGFIAADAHGTTTTLGRGGSDYTAAILAAALDAEKLEIWTDVSGMMTADPRLVRSARPIAHISYQEAMELSHFGAKVLYPPTIQPVMQRGIPLWIKNTFAPDDYGTLVEVEPPRTPAVVQGISSIGNLTLLNLEGSGMVGIPGFSKRLFEALARERINVILITQSSSEHSICVGVNTPDAAPAQVAVDEEFATEIAAGRIEPLRPERDLAIVALVGENMKNHPGISGKLFGALGQNGVNIRAIAQGASEKNISTVIRAADVRKAINVLHEAFFESTKKQVNLFILGPGNVGSKLLEQLARQQAHLLEKLGLQVRVVAIANSRHCLVDENGLDLTAWPEELAQAPAQTLAEFTQLIIARNLRNSIFVDVTANPAAAGIYADLLAKSVAIVACNKVAASSDYAHYARLKILSKEFNASYLFETNVGAALPIIGTLNDLTRSGDVVRRMEAVLSGTLNFVFNNYDGTRPFADVVRQAQTEGYTEPDPRLDLSGSDVARKILILAREAGQVMEMADIEIETFLPPACLEGDVEAFYTQMAAHESHFKALYEAASAAGKRLKFVARYADGHAAVGLQQVAPGHDLYDLRGKDNVVLFYTDRYVDQPLVVKGAGAGAEVTASGVFADIIRAARL, from the coding sequence ATGCAAGTGTTGAAATTTGGAGGCACGTCGGTGGCCTCCGCCGAGAATATCCGCAAGTCGCTGGCCATTGTAGCCACGGCTGCTGAGCGCGGGCCAGTTGTAATGGTCGTGTCGGCGCTGGGTGGGACCACCGATGCGCTGATTAACGTAGGGCGAACCGCTGCGACTGGCGGCAGTCTGCGAGACATCGACGTTAATAAGATGCTAACCGATATACTGCAGCGGCATGGAGACGCAGCGTATCAGCTATTGCCTGATACGCCAATGGAAGAAATTGGCGATTTAAGTAATCAATTCGTTGAGATAATCAATATTTACAAAGGCATTTCTGCTCTTGGTGAACTATCTAAACGCACCCTTGACCGGCTGATGAGCTACGGCGAGCTGCTGTCGTCGCAACTGATTGCCGCGACTGCGCAGGCGCAAGGTCTGGATGCCGTATGGGCCGATGCCCGGCAGCTCATTCGCACCAATTCCCACTTCGGAATGGCCGAAGTGGATATGGCCACGACTCAAAAGCAAGTGGCTGATTTCAAGTCCCAAAACCCGGCGAAAATCTGGGTCGTGCCCGGCTTCATCGCCGCCGATGCCCACGGCACCACTACCACGCTGGGCCGCGGCGGCTCCGACTACACGGCGGCGATTCTGGCCGCCGCGCTGGATGCGGAAAAGCTCGAAATCTGGACCGACGTGAGCGGCATGATGACCGCCGACCCGCGCCTCGTGCGCAGCGCCCGGCCCATTGCGCACATTTCGTATCAGGAGGCTATGGAGCTATCGCACTTTGGGGCGAAGGTGCTTTATCCGCCTACTATTCAGCCCGTCATGCAGCGCGGAATTCCGCTCTGGATTAAAAACACTTTCGCGCCCGACGATTACGGCACGCTGGTGGAAGTGGAGCCGCCACGCACGCCGGCCGTGGTGCAGGGTATTTCCAGCATCGGCAACCTGACTCTGCTGAACCTGGAAGGCAGCGGCATGGTGGGCATCCCCGGCTTCTCGAAGCGGCTGTTTGAGGCGCTGGCCCGGGAGCGCATCAACGTGATTCTCATTACCCAAAGCTCTTCCGAGCATTCTATTTGCGTGGGCGTGAACACGCCGGATGCCGCGCCGGCCCAGGTGGCCGTGGATGAGGAGTTTGCCACGGAAATCGCGGCCGGCCGCATCGAGCCGCTGCGGCCCGAGCGGGACCTCGCCATTGTGGCGCTGGTGGGCGAGAATATGAAAAATCACCCCGGCATCAGCGGCAAGCTGTTTGGGGCACTGGGGCAGAATGGGGTGAACATCCGGGCCATTGCGCAGGGCGCTTCGGAGAAGAATATTTCGACCGTAATTCGGGCTGCTGATGTGCGCAAGGCCATCAACGTGCTGCACGAAGCCTTTTTTGAGTCTACCAAGAAGCAGGTGAACTTGTTTATTCTCGGGCCGGGCAACGTGGGCAGCAAATTGCTGGAGCAGCTGGCGCGGCAACAGGCACACCTACTCGAAAAGCTGGGCTTGCAGGTGCGCGTGGTGGCCATTGCCAACAGCCGCCACTGCCTGGTGGATGAAAACGGCCTCGACCTCACGGCCTGGCCCGAAGAGCTGGCCCAGGCCCCGGCCCAGACGCTGGCCGAGTTTACCCAGCTTATCATTGCCCGCAACCTGCGCAACTCCATCTTCGTGGATGTGACAGCCAACCCGGCCGCCGCCGGCATCTACGCCGATTTGCTGGCCAAGAGCGTGGCCATCGTGGCTTGTAATAAAGTGGCCGCCTCGTCGGACTACGCGCACTACGCCCGCCTCAAAATCCTGTCGAAGGAGTTCAACGCCAGCTACTTGTTTGAAACCAACGTGGGCGCGGCCCTGCCCATTATCGGCACGTTGAACGACCTCACGCGCAGCGGCGACGTGGTGCGGCGCATGGAGGCCGTGCTTTCGGGCACGCTCAACTTTGTGTTCAATAACTACGACGGTACCCGGCCCTTTGCCGACGTGGTGCGCCAGGCCCAGACCGAAGGCTACACTGAGCCCGACCCGCGCCTTGACCTGAGCGGCTCGGACGTAGCCCGCAAAATCCTCATCCTCGCCCGGGAGGCCGGCCAGGTAATGGAAATGGCGGATATTGAAATCGAAACTTTCCTGCCGCCGGCCTGTCTCGAAGGCGACGTGGAAGCTTTCTATACCCAGATGGCGGCGCACGAAAGCCACTTCAAGGCGCTGTATGAGGCGGCTTCGGCGGCCGGCAAGCGCCTGAAATTCGTGGCCCGCTACGCCGATGGCCACGCCGCCGTGGGCCTCCAGCAGGTAGCGCCCGGGCATGATTTATACGACCTGCGCGGCAAGGACAACGTGGTGCTGTTTTACACCGACCGCTACGTCGACCAGCCGCTGGTGGTGAAGGGCGCCGGGGCGGGAGCGGAGGTCACGGCCTCGGGGGTGTTTGCAGACATTATCCGCGCCGCAAGGCTTTGA
- a CDS encoding homoserine kinase, whose protein sequence is MPDSVLVHSPATLSNLGCGFDVFGLSLAAPYDTIRLTRSATPGVRIQHLDPYNLPTDPLHNVAGVALLALLKEVPEAVGFDMEITKGIKPGSGVGSSAASAAGAVVAANALLGNRFTKMQLVDFAMEGEAVASGARHADNIAPAIFGGFTVVRALEPAIDIIALPAPPLWVAVVHPQIELKTSDSRKVLPATVPLGLAVRQWANVAGLVAGFMMADYDLIGRSLDDYIVEPARLPLIPGLAEARARALALGAIGGGISGSGPSIFMLNRTEATAQAVGTAMGSVFTELKIECNVYVGPVGTTGARVVG, encoded by the coding sequence ATGCCTGATTCCGTTCTCGTTCATTCCCCTGCCACGCTCTCCAACCTTGGCTGTGGTTTCGATGTATTTGGCCTGTCGTTGGCCGCGCCCTACGATACCATTCGCCTCACGCGCAGCGCCACGCCGGGCGTCCGCATCCAGCATCTCGACCCCTATAACCTGCCCACCGACCCGCTGCACAACGTGGCCGGTGTGGCCCTACTGGCGCTGCTAAAAGAAGTGCCGGAAGCTGTGGGCTTCGACATGGAAATCACCAAAGGCATCAAGCCGGGCAGCGGCGTGGGCAGCAGCGCCGCCAGCGCCGCCGGCGCGGTGGTGGCTGCTAATGCCCTGCTGGGCAACCGCTTTACAAAAATGCAGCTCGTGGATTTTGCGATGGAAGGGGAGGCCGTAGCCTCCGGAGCACGCCACGCCGATAACATCGCGCCGGCCATTTTCGGCGGCTTCACGGTGGTGCGGGCCTTGGAGCCGGCCATTGATATTATTGCCTTGCCCGCGCCGCCACTGTGGGTGGCCGTGGTGCATCCGCAGATTGAGCTGAAAACCAGCGACTCGCGCAAGGTGCTGCCGGCCACCGTGCCGCTGGGCCTGGCCGTGCGCCAGTGGGCCAACGTGGCCGGACTGGTAGCCGGCTTTATGATGGCGGATTACGACCTTATCGGCCGCTCGCTCGACGACTACATTGTGGAGCCGGCGCGGCTGCCGCTCATTCCCGGCCTGGCCGAGGCGCGGGCGCGGGCGCTGGCGTTGGGGGCCATTGGCGGTGGCATCTCGGGCTCGGGGCCGTCGATTTTTATGCTGAACCGGACGGAGGCAACGGCGCAGGCCGTGGGCACGGCCATGGGCAGCGTATTCACGGAACTGAAAATTGAATGCAACGTGTACGTGGGGCCGGTGGGCACCACGGGGGCGCGGGTGGTGGGGTAG
- the thrC gene encoding threonine synthase yields the protein MKYYSLRHQSPLVDFRTATITGQAPDGGLYFPESIPKFSADFRRELRSLSKATVAFNVMRPYVGSTIAEADLQRICAEAVDFDFPLVPVVAGVSALELFHGPTLAFKDVGARFMSRCLGYFAQHGDTPPVTVLVATSGDTGGAVASGFLGVPGVEVVILYPKGKVSPVQEQQLTTLGQNITALEVSGTFDDCQALVKQAFLDPELAQKRFLTSANSINVARWLPQQLYYCFAMQQWSAGAPAPVVAVPSGNFGNLCAGLLAQASGLGLGHFIAACNANEPVPAYLRTGTYEPRPAVPTFSNAMDVGNPSNFVRILELFDNDLNKLRAALGADTVSDADTVAAIRQVWERDEYLLDPHGAVAYTALRRYQAQHAGAAGLILATAHPVKFPDVVEPILGRAIELPAVVQVLQGRAKRSVPLAVNYEELKAYLM from the coding sequence ATGAAATACTACAGCCTCCGCCACCAGTCGCCGCTGGTTGATTTTCGCACGGCCACCATCACCGGGCAGGCTCCGGATGGCGGCCTGTATTTCCCCGAAAGCATCCCGAAATTCTCTGCGGATTTCCGGCGCGAATTGCGCAGCCTGAGCAAGGCTACCGTGGCATTCAATGTGATGCGGCCTTACGTGGGCAGCACCATTGCCGAGGCCGACTTGCAGCGCATCTGCGCCGAGGCGGTGGACTTTGACTTTCCGCTGGTGCCGGTGGTGGCGGGCGTGTCGGCGCTGGAGCTGTTTCATGGGCCTACTTTGGCGTTTAAGGACGTGGGGGCGCGGTTTATGAGTCGCTGCCTGGGCTACTTCGCCCAGCACGGCGACACGCCGCCCGTGACCGTGCTGGTAGCCACTTCCGGCGATACCGGCGGGGCCGTGGCCAGCGGCTTTCTGGGCGTGCCGGGCGTGGAAGTGGTGATACTCTACCCCAAAGGCAAGGTGAGCCCCGTACAGGAGCAGCAGCTCACCACCCTGGGCCAGAATATTACGGCGCTGGAAGTGAGCGGTACGTTCGACGACTGCCAGGCGCTGGTGAAACAGGCGTTTCTGGACCCCGAGCTGGCGCAAAAACGCTTCCTAACCTCGGCCAACAGCATCAACGTGGCGCGGTGGCTGCCGCAGCAGCTCTACTACTGCTTTGCCATGCAGCAGTGGTCAGCCGGGGCACCCGCGCCGGTAGTGGCGGTGCCGAGCGGCAACTTTGGCAACCTGTGCGCGGGGCTGCTTGCCCAGGCCTCGGGGCTGGGATTGGGGCACTTCATCGCGGCCTGCAACGCCAACGAGCCGGTGCCCGCCTACCTGCGCACGGGCACCTACGAGCCCCGGCCGGCCGTGCCCACCTTTTCCAACGCCATGGACGTGGGCAACCCCAGCAACTTCGTACGTATTCTGGAGCTGTTTGATAACGACCTGAATAAGCTGCGCGCCGCCCTCGGTGCCGATACCGTGAGCGACGCCGATACGGTGGCCGCCATCCGGCAGGTGTGGGAGCGAGACGAGTATCTGCTCGACCCGCACGGTGCGGTGGCCTACACGGCGCTGCGCCGCTACCAGGCCCAACACGCGGGCGCGGCGGGCCTGATTCTGGCCACGGCGCACCCCGTGAAGTTCCCCGACGTGGTAGAGCCCATCCTCGGCCGCGCCATCGAGCTGCCGGCCGTAGTGCAGGTCTTGCAGGGGCGGGCTAAACGAAGTGTGCCGCTGGCGGTTAACTACGAAGAGTTGAAAGCCTACCTGATGTAG
- a CDS encoding c-type heme family protein, with protein sequence MKSLLSKIALSALVFAAAAACRPDQVEHLKDSKRIGIEAENWEVKRIMPKDLLHATRWAGDSLTATADSLLRRTLARELAAGGVARAMAFCKPETYRAVDSLAGVLKATAHRVSERPRNPASQAPLLAEEMRPDTVRTIKRLSQEVFFYQRPIVLNNQLCLRCHGEVGKDIAAADYALIKQKFPQDQATGYKMGQPMAAWQLSLQRNGVAEFWTMKTRKKWKEHKMPKLF encoded by the coding sequence GTGAAATCCCTGTTGTCCAAAATTGCCTTGTCGGCGCTGGTGTTCGCCGCCGCTGCCGCCTGCCGCCCCGACCAGGTGGAGCACCTCAAAGACAGCAAGCGCATCGGCATCGAGGCCGAAAACTGGGAGGTGAAGCGCATCATGCCCAAGGACCTGCTGCACGCCACCCGCTGGGCCGGCGATTCCCTCACGGCCACCGCCGACTCGCTGCTGCGCCGCACCCTGGCCCGCGAGCTGGCCGCCGGGGGCGTGGCCCGCGCCATGGCTTTTTGCAAACCCGAAACTTACCGCGCCGTCGACTCCCTGGCCGGCGTGCTCAAGGCCACGGCCCACCGCGTGAGCGAGCGGCCCCGCAACCCCGCCAGCCAGGCCCCGCTGCTGGCCGAGGAAATGCGGCCCGATACGGTGCGGACCATCAAGCGGCTGTCGCAGGAAGTATTCTTTTACCAGCGGCCCATTGTGCTGAATAACCAGCTGTGCCTGCGCTGCCACGGCGAAGTAGGGAAGGATATTGCGGCGGCTGATTATGCCCTCATCAAGCAGAAATTCCCGCAGGACCAGGCCACCGGGTATAAGATGGGCCAGCCCATGGCGGCCTGGCAGCTCAGCCTGCAACGCAACGGCGTGGCCGAGTTCTGGACGATGAAAACCCGCAAGAAATGGAAGGAGCACAAGATGCCCAAGCTGTTTTGA